A region of Streptomyces sp. NBC_01750 DNA encodes the following proteins:
- a CDS encoding GNAT family N-acetyltransferase: protein MTASPAVVPAPLHTQLSAPLPSPLPAPGQETDQPRYVVSLARDQEDVRAAQRLRHQVFAGEMGARLDGPEPGLDIDALDAYCDHLLVREADTGEVVGTYRLLPPDRARVAGRLYSEGEFDLARLSPIRDDLVEVGRSCVHPLHRNGAVIALIWAGLARYMVRTGHNWLAGCCSIPLADGGTLAAATWDTVKAKNLAPEEYWVTPHKLWNPDSVERPAGRTELPALLRGYLRLGAWVCGAPAHDPDFGVADLYVLLSLRRTNPRYLRHFLSLAPVR, encoded by the coding sequence ATGACCGCATCGCCAGCCGTCGTCCCCGCCCCTCTCCACACACAGCTCTCCGCGCCCCTGCCTTCACCCCTCCCCGCTCCCGGCCAGGAAACCGACCAGCCCCGTTATGTCGTCTCCCTCGCCCGCGACCAGGAGGACGTACGGGCCGCACAGCGGCTGCGTCACCAGGTCTTCGCCGGGGAGATGGGAGCCAGGCTCGACGGCCCCGAGCCGGGCCTGGACATAGACGCCCTGGACGCGTACTGCGACCACCTCCTGGTCCGTGAGGCGGACACCGGTGAGGTCGTCGGCACCTACCGGCTGCTCCCGCCCGACCGCGCCCGGGTCGCCGGACGCCTCTATTCCGAGGGCGAGTTCGATCTCGCCAGGCTCTCCCCGATCCGCGACGACCTCGTCGAGGTCGGCCGCTCCTGCGTCCACCCCCTGCACCGCAACGGCGCCGTCATCGCGCTCATCTGGGCCGGACTCGCCCGCTACATGGTCCGCACCGGACACAACTGGCTGGCCGGCTGCTGCTCGATCCCGCTCGCCGACGGCGGCACCCTCGCGGCCGCCACCTGGGACACCGTGAAGGCCAAGAACCTCGCCCCCGAGGAGTACTGGGTCACGCCCCACAAGCTCTGGAACCCCGACTCCGTCGAGCGGCCCGCCGGGCGCACCGAGCTGCCCGCCCTGCTCCGCGGCTATCTGCGACTGGGCGCCTGGGTCTGCGGAGCGCCCGCCCACGACCCCGACTTCGGTGTCGCGGACCTTTACGTCCTGCTCTCGCTGCGCCGCACCAACCCCCGATACCTGCGGCACTTCCTCTCCCTCGCCCCGGTGCGATGA